One part of the [Pantoea] beijingensis genome encodes these proteins:
- the mdtI gene encoding multidrug/spermidine efflux SMR transporter subunit MdtI, producing the protein MLFEHLLYLALAVMLEIIANILLKKSDGFRKRLPGILSLLAVLGAFSALAQAVKGIDLAVAYALWGGFGIAATVAAGWILFNQRLNKKGWIGLMLLLAGLVLLKLA; encoded by the coding sequence ATGCTGTTTGAACATCTGCTTTATCTCGCGCTTGCCGTCATGCTGGAAATTATCGCCAATATTTTACTAAAAAAATCTGATGGCTTTAGAAAGCGATTACCGGGAATACTTTCTCTGCTGGCTGTATTAGGGGCGTTCAGTGCGCTGGCCCAGGCTGTGAAGGGCATAGATTTAGCTGTCGCCTATGCGCTATGGGGTGGTTTCGGTATCGCTGCAACGGTTGCTGCTGGCTGGATTTTATTCAACCAGCGACTCAATAAAAAGGGATGGATTGGCTTGATGCTGCTCTTAGCTGGACTGGTTTTATTAAAGCTTGCCTGA